The genomic DNA AAGTGAACTGACACCAGAACGAAAAGTAAAATGAATGGGCGCTGTGATTTGATCACAGCGCCTTTTGTTGTTTTAGAACTAGACAAAGCGAGGTGAATAACGTTCTTTATTAGCAGTCGCTGATGGTTTCGATTACTATACGCAAAATTTAGCAGTGTAGTTACTTATGACCATAGAGATAAAGAACATCACCGAACCTGAAGTAACTTGCGCCAATTGCCAGGCATGCTGTTGTCGTTTAGAGGTTATGATTATCACAGATACCGGTGTCCCAGAAGAGCATATTGCTTACGATGAGTGGGGCGGTGAAACCATGAAACGTTTAGATGATGGTTGGTGTTCAGCGGTAGATAGGGAAACACTGATGTGCACTATCTATGAAAACCGACCATGGATATGCCGTGAGTTCGAAATGGGCTCTTTTGAGTGTATCGATCAGCGTAAAGAG from Vibrio chagasii includes the following:
- a CDS encoding YkgJ family cysteine cluster protein — its product is MTIEIKNITEPEVTCANCQACCCRLEVMIITDTGVPEEHIAYDEWGGETMKRLDDGWCSAVDRETLMCTIYENRPWICREFEMGSFECIDQRKEVMG